One window of Sulfoacidibacillus ferrooxidans genomic DNA carries:
- a CDS encoding CoA transferase subunit A: MDKVYPSALAAIADIKPGSTLLVGGFGLVGIPENLIAAIQESGISDLTCISNNCGVDDFGLGLLLQNKQIKKMVSSYVGENKTFERQYLSGELEVELVPQGTLAERIRAGGAGIGGFYTPAGVGTPIAKGKETREINGKEYLLEYHITADFALIKAWKADRLGNLIFHETAQNFNPMMATAGKITIVEVEEIVETGELDPAQIHTPSIYVQRVIVGEHYEKRIERRTIRA, translated from the coding sequence TTGGATAAGGTTTACCCATCAGCATTAGCAGCTATAGCCGATATAAAACCAGGTAGCACACTATTAGTTGGGGGATTTGGTCTAGTTGGGATCCCGGAAAATTTAATTGCAGCTATTCAAGAAAGCGGTATCAGTGATCTTACGTGCATTAGTAATAATTGCGGTGTCGATGATTTCGGACTTGGTCTCCTGCTACAAAACAAGCAAATTAAAAAAATGGTTTCTTCTTATGTAGGAGAAAATAAAACGTTTGAACGTCAGTATTTGAGTGGTGAACTAGAAGTTGAACTGGTACCACAAGGTACACTTGCAGAAAGAATTCGTGCAGGTGGAGCAGGTATTGGCGGATTTTATACACCTGCAGGAGTAGGGACGCCGATTGCAAAAGGAAAAGAAACACGCGAAATAAACGGTAAAGAATACTTGCTGGAATATCATATCACCGCGGATTTTGCATTAATTAAAGCATGGAAAGCAGATCGTTTAGGTAATTTAATCTTTCACGAAACAGCTCAAAACTTTAATCCTATGATGGCTACAGCGGGTAAAATTACCATTGTCGAAGTCGAAGAAATTGTAGAGACAGGCGAATTGGATCCGGCTCAGATTCACACACCAAGTATTTACGTACAACGCGTCATAGTAGGTGAACATTATGAAAAGCGAATTGAACGACGGACAATTCGGGCTTAG